A window from Halomicrobium urmianum encodes these proteins:
- a CDS encoding DNA-directed RNA polymerase subunit K yields MMAQENRYEKARILGARALQVAHGAPVLIDTEQTQPILIAAEEYDSGVLPFTVRRGDHQ; encoded by the coding sequence ATGATGGCGCAGGAGAACCGCTACGAGAAGGCGCGGATCCTGGGGGCGCGAGCGCTGCAGGTGGCCCACGGCGCACCGGTGCTGATCGACACGGAGCAGACCCAGCCCATCCTCATCGCGGCCGAGGAGTACGACTCCGGGGTTCTCCCCTTCACCGTCCGCCGAGGTGACCACCAGTGA
- a CDS encoding DNA-directed RNA polymerase subunit N, translated as MMVPVRCFTCGNVVGEHWEEFKARTRETDDPEDPEKVLDELGVERHCCRRMLVSHKDLVDIVAPYQ; from the coding sequence ATGATGGTACCGGTCCGGTGTTTCACCTGCGGCAACGTGGTCGGTGAGCACTGGGAGGAGTTCAAGGCTCGCACGCGCGAGACCGACGATCCCGAGGACCCGGAGAAGGTCCTCGACGAGCTGGGCGTCGAGCGGCACTGCTGTCGCCGGATGCTCGTCTCGCACAAGGACCTCGTCGACATCGTGGCACCCTATCAATGA
- a CDS encoding 30S ribosomal protein S9 yields the protein MVTNTSGKKKTAIARATIRDGEGRVRVDSQPVELVDPELAQLKMLEPFRIADDELREQVDVEVTVEGGGVMGQADAARTAIARGLVDHTNDAELRDAYMEFDRSLLVNDVRQSESKKWGGPGARARYQKSYR from the coding sequence ATGGTAACGAACACCTCAGGCAAGAAGAAGACGGCCATCGCCCGCGCGACGATCCGCGACGGCGAGGGCCGCGTGCGCGTCGACTCCCAGCCCGTCGAGCTGGTCGATCCGGAGCTGGCGCAGCTCAAGATGCTGGAGCCGTTCCGCATCGCCGACGACGAGCTGCGCGAGCAGGTCGACGTCGAGGTCACCGTCGAGGGCGGCGGCGTCATGGGCCAGGCCGACGCGGCCCGCACCGCCATCGCCCGCGGCCTGGTCGACCACACCAACGACGCCGAACTCCGCGACGCGTACATGGAGTTCGACCGCTCGCTGCTGGTCAACGACGTCCGCCAGTCCGAGTCCAAGAAGTGGGGCGGCCCCGGCGCTCGGGCCCGCTACCAGAAGTCCTACAGGTGA
- a CDS encoding 50S ribosomal protein L13 gives MNAAEFEADVVVDARDCILGRVASQVAERALDGERVAVINAERAVITGRENQIVEKFQKRRDVGSDQGPNYPRRPDGIMKRSVRGMLPHKKPRGREALSNVRVYVGNPLNEEGEVLEDTSLDRLSNIKFVSLGDVSESIGANVTW, from the coding sequence ATGAACGCAGCAGAGTTCGAGGCGGACGTCGTCGTCGACGCCCGCGACTGCATCCTCGGCCGCGTCGCATCGCAGGTCGCGGAGCGCGCGCTCGACGGCGAGCGCGTGGCCGTGATCAACGCCGAGCGCGCGGTCATCACCGGTCGGGAGAACCAGATCGTCGAGAAGTTCCAGAAGCGGCGGGACGTCGGCTCCGATCAGGGGCCGAACTACCCGCGGCGACCCGACGGCATCATGAAGCGGTCCGTCCGCGGCATGCTCCCGCACAAGAAGCCCCGCGGGCGCGAGGCGCTCTCGAACGTCCGCGTCTACGTCGGCAATCCGCTCAACGAGGAGGGCGAGGTGCTCGAGGACACGTCGCTGGACCGCCTGTCGAACATCAAGTTCGTCTCCCTCGGAGACGTCAGCGAATCAATCGGAGCGAACGTCACATGGTAA
- a CDS encoding 50S ribosomal protein L18e: protein MSKTNPRLSSLIADLKSAARNSGGDVWGDIAERLEKPRRTHAEVNLGQIERYAREDETVVVPGKVLGSGVLQKDVTVAAVDFSGTAEKKIDQVGDAVSLEQVIDNNPEGSDVRVIR from the coding sequence ATGAGCAAGACAAATCCGAGACTCAGTAGTCTCATCGCCGACCTGAAGTCCGCCGCCCGCAACTCGGGTGGCGACGTCTGGGGCGACATCGCCGAGCGGCTCGAAAAGCCCCGGCGCACGCACGCGGAAGTCAACCTGGGCCAGATCGAACGGTACGCCCGGGAGGATGAAACCGTCGTCGTGCCGGGCAAGGTGCTCGGTTCCGGCGTCCTGCAGAAGGACGTCACCGTCGCAGCCGTCGACTTCTCCGGCACCGCCGAGAAGAAGATCGACCAGGTCGGAGACGCCGTATCGCTCGAACAGGTAATCGACAACAACCCCGAAGGGTCCGACGTACGGGTGATCCGATGA
- a CDS encoding DNA-directed RNA polymerase subunit D, translating into MPGDYEVEFVERSDRAARFLVRGITPAFANGIRRAMIADVPTFSVDTVRVIENSSVMFDEQIGLRLGLVPLTTDLDDFEVGDEVTLSLDVEGPETAYSGDIVSNDPLVEPADDNVPIIDLKDGQRLEVEADAVLDRGREHAKHQGGVAVGYRHLQTVEVVGDAGEFGDDEPQILRGVIEEQAAEHVDPEVDPDAENGDLVLTDEFDNDLTNRYPEKELAVTDVENAFVFHVETDGSFTVEELTLRAVETIRDRADELRDAVQL; encoded by the coding sequence ATGCCAGGTGACTACGAGGTTGAGTTCGTCGAACGCTCGGACCGGGCCGCCCGGTTCCTCGTTCGCGGGATCACCCCCGCGTTCGCCAACGGCATCCGCCGGGCGATGATCGCGGACGTGCCGACCTTCAGCGTCGACACCGTCCGCGTCATCGAGAACTCGAGCGTGATGTTCGACGAGCAGATCGGCCTGCGCCTCGGACTCGTCCCGCTGACGACGGATCTGGACGACTTCGAGGTCGGCGACGAGGTGACCCTCTCGCTCGACGTCGAAGGTCCCGAGACCGCCTACTCGGGCGACATCGTCAGCAACGACCCGCTCGTCGAGCCGGCCGACGACAACGTCCCGATCATCGACCTGAAGGACGGCCAGCGCCTCGAGGTCGAGGCCGACGCCGTCCTCGACCGCGGCCGCGAACACGCCAAACACCAGGGCGGCGTGGCCGTCGGCTACCGGCACCTCCAGACGGTGGAGGTCGTCGGGGACGCGGGCGAATTCGGCGACGACGAGCCGCAGATCCTGCGGGGCGTCATCGAGGAGCAGGCGGCCGAACACGTCGACCCCGAGGTCGACCCGGACGCCGAGAACGGCGACCTCGTGTTGACTGACGAGTTCGACAACGACCTCACGAACCGCTACCCCGAGAAGGAGCTGGCAGTCACCGACGTCGAGAACGCGTTCGTGTTCCACGTCGAGACGGACGGCTCCTTCACCGTCGAAGAACTGACCCTCCGCGCGGTCGAGACGATTCGCGACCGCGCGGACGAACTGCGCGACGCAGTCCAACTGTAA
- a CDS encoding 30S ribosomal protein S11, whose translation MSESEDGVWGIAHVHASFNNTIITITDQTGAETLAKSSGGTVVKQNRDEASPYAAMQMAEVVAEKAQEAGVEGVHVRVRGPGGNQQKSPGPGAQATIRALARAGLEIGRIEDVTPIPHDGTRGPKNAGF comes from the coding sequence ATGAGCGAATCAGAGGACGGAGTGTGGGGCATCGCCCACGTGCACGCATCGTTCAACAACACGATCATCACGATCACCGACCAGACCGGCGCGGAGACGCTCGCGAAGAGCTCCGGCGGGACGGTCGTCAAGCAGAACCGCGACGAGGCCTCGCCGTACGCCGCGATGCAGATGGCCGAGGTCGTCGCCGAGAAGGCCCAGGAGGCAGGCGTCGAGGGCGTCCACGTCCGCGTCCGCGGCCCCGGCGGGAACCAGCAGAAGTCCCCCGGGCCGGGCGCGCAGGCGACGATCCGCGCGCTGGCTCGCGCCGGCCTCGAGATCGGCCGCATCGAGGACGTCACGCCGATCCCCCACGACGGCACTCGCGGCCCCAAGAACGCGGGCTTCTAA